From a single Capsicum annuum cultivar UCD-10X-F1 chromosome 12, UCD10Xv1.1, whole genome shotgun sequence genomic region:
- the LOC107851527 gene encoding vacuolar protein sorting-associated protein 60.1 gives MRRVFGVKKQTEPPPSIQDASDRINKRGDTVEEKIKKLDVELAKYKEQLKKTRPGPAQEAVKARAMRVLKQKRMYEGQRDMLYNQTYNLDQVSFAAEGIKDAQQTMSALKSANKELKGMMKTVKIQDIDNMQDEMMDLMDVSNEIQESLGRSYSVPDDIDEDELLGELDALEADMDSVGEGVPSYLQPDKESDLDAELSLPSAPTGHAQMPAGRANAQAYDELGLPAVPRASIRD, from the exons ATGAGGAGAGTTTTCGGCGTTAAGAAGCAAACGGAACCTCCTCCTTCCATTCAAGATGCTTCTGATCGG ATTAATAAAAGAGGTGACACCGTGGAGGAGAAAATCAAGAAGCTTGATGTTGAACTTGCTAAATACAAGGAGCAACTAAAGAAGACCCGGCCAGGTCCAGCTCAGGAAGCTGTAAAAGCTCGAGCAATGAGGGTTTTGAAGCAAAAAAGAAT GTATGAAGGCCAACGTGACATGCTCTATAACCAGACGTACAACCTAGATCAAGTTTCATTTGCTGCTGAGGGAATTAAAGATGCTCAGCAGACA ATGTCAGCCTTGAAGTCCGCAAACAAAGAATTGAAAGGAATGATGAAGACAGTGAAGATTCAAGATATAGAT AACATGCAAGAtgaaatgatggacttgatggaTGTGAGCAACGAAATTCAGGAGTCTCTTGGGAGAAGCTACAGTGTGCCAGATGACATTGATGAAGATGAACTCCTGGGTG AGCTTGATGCTCTGGAGGCCGACATGGATTCGGTAGGCGAAGGGGTCCCTTCGTATCTTCAACCAGACAAGGAGTCCGATTTGGATGCAGAGCTTAGCCTACCATCAGCACCAACAGGGCATGCACAAATGCCAGCTGGCAGAGCTAACGCGCAG GCTTATGATGAACTAGGATTGCCTGCGGTTCCTCGTGCATCAATTCGCGATTAA